A genomic window from Tolypothrix sp. PCC 7910 includes:
- a CDS encoding type II toxin-antitoxin system HicB family antitoxin codes for MNLRYEIILYWSKEDQAFIAEVPELPGCAADGQTYQEALKNTEIIMKEWVETAKKLGRTIPEPKQRIIFT; via the coding sequence ATGAACCTTCGTTATGAAATAATTCTCTACTGGAGTAAAGAAGACCAAGCATTTATTGCTGAAGTTCCAGAATTACCGGGATGTGCTGCTGATGGACAAACTTATCAAGAAGCACTAAAAAATACAGAAATTATTATGAAAGAATGGGTTGAAACTGCTAAAAAATTAGGTCGTACAATTCCTGAACCTAAACAACGCATAATATTTACGTAA
- a CDS encoding toxin HicA, translating into MSQPDPLLAKILSGISDTAIPFAQLWQLLTRLGFDEHIRGGHYIFTKQGVEEILNLQHHNGKAKAYQIKLVRAVILKYQLGTKNEPSL; encoded by the coding sequence GTGAGTCAACCAGATCCACTTTTAGCGAAAATCCTATCGGGGATATCTGATACAGCAATCCCTTTTGCCCAACTATGGCAACTTTTAACTAGACTAGGCTTTGATGAACATATTCGTGGCGGACATTACATCTTTACTAAACAAGGTGTTGAAGAAATATTAAACTTACAACACCATAATGGCAAAGCCAAAGCCTACCAAATTAAATTAGTCCGTGCAGTAATTCTGAAATACCAGTTAGGAACTAAAAATGAACCTTCGTTATGA